Genomic segment of Methanoculleus horonobensis:
GCCGATCTCATCCTCTTCATATCCCGGCACGCGAGCGTGCACCAGACGCCCGCCCTGACCGTGCACGTCACCGGCAACTACGAGACCGCCGACCTCGGCGGGGAGCCGGGAAAACTCGCTCCGGCGGCTCCCGCGTGGATGCACGCAATCCTTCATAACCTCGCCGCCCGCGCCCCGGAGGGCTACCGGGTCTCCTACGAGGTGACGCACCACGGCCCGACGGAACTCTCGACGCCCTCCCTCTTCGTCGAGATCGGGTCGACCGCGACCGAATGGGCCGATCCGGTCGCCGGAAGGGCGGTGGCGGAGAGCATCCTCGCCGCGGAGCCAGAGGAGACGATCAATCTCCTCGGTTTCGGCGGCACCCACTACGCCGTGCGGCAGACCGAGATCGCCCTCTCCTCCCGGGGCGCCTTCGGGCACATCGTTCCGACCCGACAGATCGGCGCGATCGATCCCGCTCTCCTCCGGGCGATGCAGGAGGCGAGCGGCGCCGTGGCAGCCTACATCGACAGGAAATCACTCTCCCGGGACGAGGCCGGGCGGATCGAGCACCTGCTCGGCGGTGCCGCCATCCCTCTCCTCTCCGAGTCGGAGATCCAGGAGGCATCCGGCCTTGCGTGGGCCACCTATCTCCGGGTCAGGTCTCTCGCCGAAGAGGTCGCTCCCGGGTCACGCGTCCGCATCCACAACCTCAGAGGAGAGGGGAATCCCGCCGTGGTGCGGATCGCTCCCGGGTTGATTGAAGAAACGATCAAATCAGACAAGTCGGGTTTTCTCAACGGTCTCGACCGATTGCCGGTCGTTCATCTCTCGGAAGGCTCGAAGGAAGTTCTATCGACGTTCATCTGCTTTGAAAACGAGTCGTCCCGACTCGCAAGTGATATAACTACCCTGTGTGTAAAACTCTTACTTATCTGTGAAAATGCTGTTATCGACGGTGATCACCTCGTCCTTCGGAAGGTGCGGTTCGACCCTGAGAAGGCGCGCAGGCACGGGATCCCCAAAGGGCCGCTCTTTGCCATGCTTGCCGGCGGAAAGGCGGTCGATATCGAGGGGAGGAAGGTCACACCCGATGCAGTGCAGACAACCAGCGTGAAGCGGATACATATTCCGGGATTGGAGAGTTACATATGAAATCCATC
This window contains:
- a CDS encoding D-aminoacyl-tRNA deacylase — translated: MRIALINSEQDAAGVNIRRHLETLLAACRGWPLAERHELTFYEVAGRLIHQDRIDTEVDADLILFISRHASVHQTPALTVHVTGNYETADLGGEPGKLAPAAPAWMHAILHNLAARAPEGYRVSYEVTHHGPTELSTPSLFVEIGSTATEWADPVAGRAVAESILAAEPEETINLLGFGGTHYAVRQTEIALSSRGAFGHIVPTRQIGAIDPALLRAMQEASGAVAAYIDRKSLSRDEAGRIEHLLGGAAIPLLSESEIQEASGLAWATYLRVRSLAEEVAPGSRVRIHNLRGEGNPAVVRIAPGLIEETIKSDKSGFLNGLDRLPVVHLSEGSKEVLSTFICFENESSRLASDITTLCVKLLLICENAVIDGDHLVLRKVRFDPEKARRHGIPKGPLFAMLAGGKAVDIEGRKVTPDAVQTTSVKRIHIPGLESYI